A genomic segment from Gossypium hirsutum isolate 1008001.06 chromosome D04, Gossypium_hirsutum_v2.1, whole genome shotgun sequence encodes:
- the LOC107899333 gene encoding mannose-1-phosphate guanylyltransferase 1, which translates to MKALILVGGFGTRLRPLTLSVPKPLVDFANKPMILHQIEALKAIGVTEVVLAINYQPEVMLNFLKEFEKKLGIKITCSQETEPLGTAGPIALARDKLIDGSGEPFFVLNSDVISEYPLKEMVNFHKGHGGEASIMVTKVDEPSKYGVVVMEETTGKVKKFVEKPQIFVGNKINAGIYLLNPSVLNRIELRPTSIEKEVFPKIAAENKLYAMVLPGFWMDIGQPKDYITGLRMYLESLRKKSSAKLSTGSHFVGNVLVDESAVIGDGCLVGPDVAIGPGCIIESGVRLSRCTIMRGVRIKKHTCVSNSIIGWHSTVGKWARLENMTILGEDVHLGDEVYSNGGVVLPHKEIKSSILKPEIVM; encoded by the exons ATGAAAGCACTCATTCTTGTTGGTGGATTTGGAACACGATTGAGACCGTTGACTCTTAGCGTCCCAAAGCCTTTGGTGGATTTTGCTAACAAACCCATGATACTGCATCag ATTGAAGCTCTCAAAGCTATTGGAGTTACTGAAGTTGTTCTGGCCATCAATTACCAGCCAGAG GTTATGTTAAATTTCCTAAAAGAATTTGAGAAAAAGCTTGGCATTAAAATCACCTGCTCACAGGAGACTGAACCACTTGGCACAGCTGGTCCTATTGCTCTGGCTAGAGACAAGTTGATCGATGGCTCTGGTGAGCCATTCTTTGTCCTCAATAGTGATGTTATAAGTGAATAtccactaaaagaaatggtaaattttcatAAGGGTCATGGAGGAGAAGCTTCCATTATGGTGACAAAG GTGGATGAGCCATCGAAATATGGTGTTGTAGTTATGGAAGAAACTACAGGCAAAGTTAAAAAGTTTGTCGAGAAACCACAGATATTTGTTGGTAACAAAATCAATGCTGGGATTTACTTGTTGAACCCATCTGTTCTTAACCGAATTGAACTGAGACCCACCTCAATTGAGAAAGAAGTGTTCCCAAAGATTGCAGCAGAGAATAAGCTTTATGCGATGGTGCTGCCTGGGTTCTGGATGGACATTGGACAACCAAAGGATTACATTACTGGCCTGAGAATGTACTTAGAGTCGTTGCGTAAAAAGTCCTCTGCCAAGTTGTCAACTGGATCTCATTTTGTTGGGAATGTTTTGGTAGATGAGAGTGCTGTAATTGGCGATGGCTGCCTCGTTGGACCTGATGTAGCCATTGGTCCAGGATGTATAATTGAGTCTGGGGTAAGGTTGTCACGCTGTACTATAATGCGTGGAGTTCGTATCAAGAAGCATACTTGCGTCTCCAATAGCATTATTGGCTGGCATTCCACTGTTGGAAAGTGGGCACGTTTGGAAAACATGACGATCTTAGGAGAAGATGTTCATCTTGGAGATGAAGTTTATAGCAATGGAGGTGTTGTCCTGCCTCACAAGGAGATAAAGTCTAGTATTTTGAAGCCAGAAATTGTCATGTGA
- the LOC107899334 gene encoding CASP-like protein 5B2 gives MKELIGSPGTVSGLTLRVTQCAFAAASIALMVSASGFSTYTAFCYLIASMGLQLLWSFGLACLDVYALRGKRDLQNPVLVSLFVVGDWVTAMLSLAAACSSAGIIVLYARDLDFCKAQSHIPCRQFEISIILAFITWLLIAMSSHVMFWILASF, from the exons ATGAAGGAGTTGATTGGGAGTCCAGGAACGGTGAGTGGATTAACACTAAGGGTAACCCAGTGTGCTTTTGCTGCTGCTTCCATTGCACTCATGGTCTCTGCCTCTGGTTTCTCTACCTACACTGCTTTCTG CTATTTGATTGCATCTATGGGGCTTCAACTACTATGGAGCTTTGGACTTGCATGTCTTGATGTTTATGCTTTGAGGGGAAAAAGAGATCTTCAGAATCCAGTTTTAGTGAGCCTCTTTGTTGTAGGTGATTGG GTGACAGCTATGTTATCACTGGCAGCTGCATGTTCATCAGCTGGTATTATAGTTCTATATGCAAGAGACTTGGACTTCTGCAAGGCTCAAAGTCATATCCCATGCCGGCAGTTCGAAATATCGATAATTTTGGCATTTATCACGTGGCTTCTAATTGCAATGTCATCTCATGTCATGTTCTGGATCTTAGCCTCTTTCTAG